The Gemmatimonadaceae bacterium DNA segment CAGCGAATCGGGCAGCGGCAGGCGGGCGGCGCGCGGATCGAGCGGGCCGACCTGCGTCCAGTACCACCAGGTCTGCAGGTTCATAATGTTGTGGAACATCATCACGTCGGCTTCGATGATCTCGCCCGAACGCGGGTCGACGACGCTGGGGCCGACGGCGTTCTCGGTGGTCGAGGCCAGCCAGCGCACCACGGAGTAGCGCGCGTCATCCGGCGACCAGTCGGGATCCTGCTCCTTGCTCGGGGCGTCGGCGGCGATGATGGCGCGGCGGAAGCCCGCAGCCTCGAAGGCCGGCTGCCATTCCTCGATGCCCGCCTTCACGAAGGGCACGAGCCAGGTTGGCGTCGCCGGGTCCACATAGTAGACGATCGGCTTCACCGGCTCGGAGATGGCGGCATTGGGGTCCTTCTTCTCCAGACGCCAGCGCGAGATGTACGCGCGGGACTGCGCGCGCTGCTCGGGGCGGGAGAAATCCACGCGGGTGCTGTGGAAGTACCCGACGCGCGAGTCACGCAGGCGCGGGCGCATCGGCGTTTCCGGCAGCTTCACCATCGACCAATGCACGACGAAGGACTTCGTGGTCGTCGGCGTGCCCGGCGGCGGCTGCGTCGGCGGCAGGCCAGGCAGGAACGACTGCGCCGTGGGCTGCGCGTTGATCGTCAGCACGGCCTCGACCTCGACGTTCGTCGGGAAGGACGCCACGGTCTCGATGAACGAGCGTGCCGCATCCACCGTGCCGCGGGTCTGGCGCACGATGCTGATCTCGTTCGGCGGCGCGGTGTAGAGGCGCGACACGTCGATGACGGCGGCCGAGTCGGCACCGTAGGCTTCGACGTTGAACGAGGCGAGGATCGCGGGATAGTTCGAGCGATCGACCGCCTCGGCAATGGGGTCGTTCGGATCCGCCACGATCGCGAAGCTCATCCGGCGCAGCAGCACGCGGTGGCCGCGGCGCTCCCAGCGGATGACTTCCCGCGAGATCTCGTCGCCGCCGAGCCCGTCAGTGCGGGTGTTGTAGGCCACGCGCGTCACGAGCAGCAGATCCTTGTTGAACTCGCTCGCCGGAATCTCGAAGTACAGCCGGCTGGCGCCGATCATATGGGTCTTGAAGAGCCCGTCACGGGTCTTCACGTCGCCACGAATGACCTGCGCGTACGGACGCGGCTGCGGGTCTTGGCCCTGCGCGGCGCCTTGCGCGCCCTGGGCATTGCCCTGGCCGCCGGTGCCGGTGCCGCCTTGCTGAACGGCCGGTGCGCCGGCGGGACGCGCCGGGCTGGGGCTGGGGGCCGGGGTGCTGGCGCCAGCTGACGTGCACGACGCCAGGACGAGGGCCAGACCGGCGGAGACAATGAACGGTCGTGTGGGTCGCATTCGACTCAGGGTGTGGGTGACGGCGGGGGAGGGAGAACCAGAGGAATCTGCCTGCGGGACAGCCGCGAGGCTACGGTGCGCGACGCACTGGCGTTGAGGCGGCGCGGATGGCGCCGTCGCCGAAGCGCGAGCGCACTTGGTCCATTGCCTTGGCCAAGGCGCGGTCCTCGGCACGCTCGACGGTGCCGGTCGGGCCAGCGAACAGGCCCAACTGCTCGGCGTCGCGGGCAGGGCCGAGTCCGCCCAATGCGACGCCCACCAGTCGCGCCGGATGGCGTCGCGCGGTGCGGAGCTTGGTCAAGAGCTGCACGGCGACGTCACCGATTGCGCGGTCGCTCTCCAGCGGCTCGGCAGTGCTGCGACTCGCCAACCGCGTGGTGAAGTCGGCGTCGCGGAGCTTGACCGTGACGCTGCGCGCGGCCAAGCGCTCGTCGCGCAGCTCGGCGGCCGCCTTGGCCACAAGGGCGCGGAGGTGCGCCGCAAGTTGCACGTTGTCGGAGACATCGCGGGCGAAGGTGCTCTCGCGCGAGATCTGCTTGGCCGCGCCGCGCGCTTCCACCGGCGCGGTGTGGATGCCGCGCACGCGGGCCCAGAGCCATTCGGCCGGACGGCGCCCGAGCCAACGCGCGAGCGTCGCGCGGTCGTGCGGGAGCACGTCGGTCACGCGCTCCAAGCCGAGTCCCTTGAGCTTGACCTGCAGCTTGGGCCCGACGCCTGGAATCTCGGCCAGGGCGAGGCCCTTGAGGAAGTCCTGCTCGGCGCCTGCGGGCACCACGTACACGCCGGTAGCGGTGGTGCCCGGTCGCGGCTTTGCCCGCTCGGCGGCCAGCTTGGCGACGAGCTTGGAGCTGCCGCCGCCGAGCGAGATCCACATTCCCGTCTCGCGGTGGACGTCGTTGCGAATGCGCGCGGCGGTCTGCTCGAGCGTCTCGTGGCCGTGCAGGGCCTCGGTACCGGTGAGGTCGAGGTACCACTCGTCGATGCTGGCGCCTTCGACGACGGGCGTGAATCGGCCGAGCACGGCCGCAATCGCCTTGGACGCAGCGCTGCAGGCGCCGCGAGGCACGGGCACGCACATCGCATCGGGGCAGAGGCGCAGGGCCTGCGCGATGGGCATCGCGCTGCGCACGCCATAGGCGCGGGTCTCATACGATGCCGAGCAGACGACGCCGCGTCCGCCGGGCCGGCCACCGACGATGAGCAGTGGGGCGCGCCCGGCGCCGTCGGGATCCGCCATCCGCGCCACCGCGACGAAGAACGCGTCGGCGTCGGCGTGGAGAATGCGGCGGGCGGTCATCACCAAAGCATAGAGCGTGCGGGGCCGCGTCGCTACATTCCCCCCACGATGACCGCCCTTGACAGCCGTCCCTTGTGGACTCCGCGTCCCGAGGCCGCCGAGACCTCGCAGATGGCGCAGTTCTTCGCGCAGGTCGCCCGACGGATTCCCGGCGCGCCCGGTGCCAGGGACGAGTACGCGCGCTGGCACGAGTGGAGCGTGCGCGAGCCGGCGGCGTTCTGGTCGGCCTTCTGGCGCTGGGCGAGCGTCGCGGCCGGACGCGATGACGGACGCGGCGATGCGCAGACCCCGTGGCGCGAGGTGCTGGTGAACGGGGATCGGATGCAGCCACCCTCCGCGCCGGATGGCCCGCGCTGGTTCACGGATGCTCGGCTCTCATACACGGGGCATCTGCTCCAGCGCCGCGACGAGACCCCGGCCATCATTGCGCGCGATGAGCGCGGGCGCCGCGTCGAGCTGTCCTGGAAGGCGCTCAACGGCGAGGTCGCGCGCGTGGCCGAGGGGCTGCGCGCAG contains these protein-coding regions:
- a CDS encoding zinc-dependent metalloprotease yields the protein MRPTRPFIVSAGLALVLASCTSAGASTPAPSPSPARPAGAPAVQQGGTGTGGQGNAQGAQGAAQGQDPQPRPYAQVIRGDVKTRDGLFKTHMIGASRLYFEIPASEFNKDLLLVTRVAYNTRTDGLGGDEISREVIRWERRGHRVLLRRMSFAIVADPNDPIAEAVDRSNYPAILASFNVEAYGADSAAVIDVSRLYTAPPNEISIVRQTRGTVDAARSFIETVASFPTNVEVEAVLTINAQPTAQSFLPGLPPTQPPPGTPTTTKSFVVHWSMVKLPETPMRPRLRDSRVGYFHSTRVDFSRPEQRAQSRAYISRWRLEKKDPNAAISEPVKPIVYYVDPATPTWLVPFVKAGIEEWQPAFEAAGFRRAIIAADAPSKEQDPDWSPDDARYSVVRWLASTTENAVGPSVVDPRSGEIIEADVMMFHNIMNLQTWWYWTQVGPLDPRAARLPLPDSLQGRLVQFVVAHEVGHTLGLPHNQIASAMYPADSVRSRSWVERMGHAPTIMDYARFNYVAQPEDNLPLHTLIPKVGPYDHFSVKWGYSVFPGTTGPDDERPMLDALARQQDTVPWFRYGVPDDFGAIPYTAYSEAVGDQDALKSSELGLRNLKRLIPMLLPATTQTTEDVSYTKEGYNRILGQYTNEMRHVAAIVGSSDGQEKYGSQPGARFTPIPRERQRAAVQFVHANVFQTPTWLLDPQILRRLEPEGSVARINSTQRSILNYMMDDNRLARLVEYEAIPGTVRPYPLSEFLADLRTGLWSELGAASVRVDPYRRGLQRIYLETVAGKLNANPSTTPRISSSAQTGQSYTAPARPSTDVKAMLRMELRTLDAALASALSKAGDAATRAHLQDARWQIDRLLNP
- a CDS encoding DNA polymerase IV, with translation MTARRILHADADAFFVAVARMADPDGAGRAPLLIVGGRPGGRGVVCSASYETRAYGVRSAMPIAQALRLCPDAMCVPVPRGACSAASKAIAAVLGRFTPVVEGASIDEWYLDLTGTEALHGHETLEQTAARIRNDVHRETGMWISLGGGSSKLVAKLAAERAKPRPGTTATGVYVVPAGAEQDFLKGLALAEIPGVGPKLQVKLKGLGLERVTDVLPHDRATLARWLGRRPAEWLWARVRGIHTAPVEARGAAKQISRESTFARDVSDNVQLAAHLRALVAKAAAELRDERLAARSVTVKLRDADFTTRLASRSTAEPLESDRAIGDVAVQLLTKLRTARRHPARLVGVALGGLGPARDAEQLGLFAGPTGTVERAEDRALAKAMDQVRSRFGDGAIRAASTPVRRAP